The following are encoded together in the Vigna unguiculata cultivar IT97K-499-35 chromosome 2, ASM411807v1, whole genome shotgun sequence genome:
- the LOC114173386 gene encoding probable galacturonosyltransferase-like 9: MLPLRLSAVVSSLILCFLFPPFFCLGIRSFPTAEDGGAFFHYAEAPEYRNGAGCPAPSTHTAIPSCDPSLVHIAMTLDSGYLRGSIAAVHSVLRHSSCPESVFFHFVAAEFDPASPRVLTRLVRSIFPSLNFKVYIFREDTVINLISSSIRLALENPLNYARNYLGDMLDACVDRVIYLDSDVVVVDDVRKLWRVPLTDARVIGAPEYCHANFTKYFTEEFWNDPLLSRVFSSRKPCYFNTGVMVMDLVRWREGNYRKRIENWMELQRKKRIYDLGSLPPFLLVFAGNVEAIDHRWNQHGLGGDNVNGVCRSLHPGPVSLLHWSGKGKPWVRLDEKKPCPLDRLWEPYDLYKPKQTRDRVRDQNWGFSSSILVGYAHDLL; this comes from the coding sequence ATGCTTCCCCTTCGCCTGAGCGCCGTCGTTTCTTCCCTCATTCTCTGCTTCCTCTTCCCCCCGTTCTTCTGTCTCGGAATCCGCTCTTTTCCGACCGCCGAGGACGGCGGCGCGTTCTTCCACTACGCGGAGGCACCGGAGTACCGAAATGGGGCGGGCTGCCCAGCTCCCTCAACCCACACCGCTATCCCCTCGTGCGACCCGTCTCTGGTCCACATCGCCATGACCCTCGACTCCGGCTACCTCCGCGGCTCCATCGCCGCCGTGCACTCCGTTCTCCGCCACTCCTCGTGCCCGGAAAGCGTGTTCTTCCACTTCGTCGCGGCGGAGTTCGACCCGGCAAGCCCGCGGGTCCTGACCCGTCTCGTTCGGTCCATCTTCCCTTCTTTGAACTTCAAAGTCTACATCTTTAGAGAAGACACGGTGATTAACCTAATCTCGTCTTCAATCAGACTGGCCTTGGAAAACCCGTTGAACTACGCGCGCAACTACCTCGGCGACATGCTGGACGCGTGCGTGGACCGCGTGATCTACCTGGACTCCGACGTGGTGGTGGTCGACGACGTGAGGAAGCTGTGGCGCGTGCCGCTCACGGACGCGCGCGTGATCGGTGCGCCGGAGTATTGCCACGCGAACTTCACGAAGTACTTCACCGAGGAGTTCTGGAACGACCCTTTACTCTCTCGCGTGTTCTCTTCTCGAAAGCCTTGTTATTTCAACACTGGGGTGATGGTGATGGATTTGGTGCGGTGGAGGGAGGGGAACTACAGGAAGAGGATTGAGAACTGGATGGAACTGCAGAGGAAAAAGAGGATTTATGATTTGGGTTCTCTGCCTCCTTTTTTGCTTGTTTTTGCAGGGAATGTTGAAGCCATTGATCATAGATGGAACCAGCATGGGCTTGGTGGGGACAACGTTAATGGGGTGTGCAGGTCTCTGCATCCCGGTCCTGTTAGTTTGTTACATTGGAGTGGAAAGGGGAAGCCATGGGTGAGGCTTGATGAGAAGAAACCATGTCCTTTGGATCGTCTTTGGGAGCCTTATGATTTGTACAAACCCAAACAAACGAGGGATAGGGTGAGAGATCAGAACTGGGGGTTCTCTTCTTCTATTTTGGTTGGCTATGCTCATGATTTgttgtga
- the LOC114173387 gene encoding germin-like protein subfamily 1 member 1 encodes MRNYFQLLFFTLFLLLGQSRPDPDPLQDYCVADNKGEFFLNGVPCINPDKVTASNFVTSALSKSGNTSNIFGFSVIATNTVNLPGLNTLGLVLARVDIAANGIVPPHSHPRASEVVTCLKGQLLVGFIDTNNRVFTQNLKPGESFVFPKGLIHFLSNNALREPALALSGLNSQNPGTQIASLATFASKPEIFDEILKKGFQITGREVETIRRNLGG; translated from the coding sequence ATGAGAAACTATTTTCAATTACTTTTCTTCACCCTATTCCTTCTATTGGGCCAATCCAGACCCGACCCTGACCCGCTTCAAGATTACTGTGTTGCTGATAACAAAGGTGAATTTTTCCTTAATGGGGTGCCCTGTATCAACCCAGATAAAGTTACAGCGTCGAATTTTGTGACTTCTGCTTTGTCTAAGAGTGGTAACACTAGTAACATATTTGGCTTCAGTGTCATAGCCACCAACACTGTTAATCTTCCTGGGCTTAACACATTGGGCCTGGTGTTGGCCCGGGTTGATATAGCGGCGAATGGGATCGTGCCACCTCACTCCCACCCGCGGGCCTCCGAAGTGGTCACTTGCCTCAAGGGCCAGCTTCTTGTGGGCTTTATTGACACAAATAACCGTGTGTTTACCCAGAACCTGAAGCCCGGTGAGTCTTTTGTGTTCCCAAAGGGCCTGATACATTTCTTGTCCAACAATGCGTTAAGGGAACCAGCACTAGCGCTTTCTGGTTTAAATAGCCAGAACCCAGGTACTCAAATAGCATCACTTGCAACATTTGCCAGCAAGCCTGAAATTTTTGATGAAATTCTCAAGAAGGGTTTCCAAATTACTGGCAGAGAAGTAGAAACAATTCGTAGAAACCTTGGGGGATGA
- the LOC114173660 gene encoding protein WVD2-like 7 — MGESAASNPSLQVSVSFGRFENDSLSWERWSSFSPNKYLEEVEKCATPGSVAQKKAYFEAHYKKIAARKAELLAQEKQKENDSFRSEEQDEIDLGGNTDVQLDKSDTQGFDEGVTQETSSVAEIHRTHVNDSEEEVAVSRDYESSPVEMENKEVESISHGSFQMDEPEDVCVKQEESPNIEDEDVKEISHVVYKDTAKASEVEAKDVKLVQPKESKVTSVNKGSHAAKTKKKPMLHTSKASQISTPKSSKPASTPTKTVTPASSTKKGSSPSLSRRQITSSGESRKFANKPLHMSLSLAPSNPEPAPQATMRRSLIMEKMGDKDIVKRAFKTFQNSFNQPKASGEDKSLIKKQVPSRGTVSKVPTSTALRKENGRPTKVESADKSGNAVRTSFGPKSDIRAEKGKESSRKIEEKSNAREVERMRLQSKVKEEKKEAEIKRLKHNVKGTSTPAFYRGQKVVKSRPEKGDAKSKS; from the exons ATGGGAGAAAGTGCCGCTTCCAATCCTTCTTTGCAAGTGTCTGTTTCATTTGGGAGATTTGAGAACGATTCCTTGTCTTGGGAGAGATGGTCCTCTTTCTCTCCTAACAAGTACTTAGAAGAAGTTGAGAAGTGTGCCACACCTGGATCAGTGGCTCAGAAAAAAGCCTACTTTGAAGCCCATTACAAGAAGATTGCTGCCCGGAAAGCCGAATTGCTGGCTCAGGAGAAGCAGAAGGAGAATGATTCTTTCAGATCAGAAGAACAAGATGAAATAGATCTGGGTGGCAACACTGATGTACAACTTGATAAATCCGACACTCAAGGTTTCGATGAAGGAGTTACACAAGAAACCAGTTCTGTTGCTGAGATCCATAGGACCCATGTTAATGATTCTGAGGAGGAAGTTGCAGTTTCAAGAGATTACGAAAGTTCGCCGGTTGAGATGGAGAACAAGGAAGTGGAAAGTATATCACATGGTTCCTTCCAGATGGATGAACCTGAAGATGTATGCGTGAAACAAGAAGAAAGTCCTAACATTGAAGATGAAGATGTGAAGGAAATTTCCCACGTTGTGTACAAGGACACAGCAAAGGCTTCAGAAGTTGAAGCAAAAGATGTGAAATTGGTTCAACCAAAGGAATCTAAG GTTACCTCTGTGAACAAGGGTAGCCATGCAGCCAAGACAAAGAAGAAACCAATGCTACATACTTCTAAGGCATCCCAGATTTCCACACCAAAAAGTTCAAAGCCTGCATCAACTCCTACCAAAACAGTAACACCTGCTTCTTCAACTAAAAAGGGAAGTTCTCCATCTTTGTCTAGGAGGCAAATTACTTCTAGTGGGGAGAGCAGAAAATTTGCTAACAAACCTTTGCACATGTCTCTGAGTTTGGCTCCAAGTAATCCTGAGCCAGCTCCTCAAGCTACCATGAGGAGATCTTTAATCATGGAGAAAATGGGGGATAAGGACATAGTCAAACGAGCATTTAAGACATTCCAGAACAGCTTCAACCAGCCAAAAGCTTCTGGTGAAGACAAATCTTTGATAAAGAAGCAG GTTCCTTCAAGAGGGACCGTGTCAAAGGTTCCAACATCTACGGCTTTGAGGAAAGAAAATGGACG GCCAACTAAGGTTGAGAGTGCGGATAAAAGTGGAAATGCTGTACGAACTTCTTTTGGCCCAAAAAGTGATATCAGAGCAGAGAAAGGAAAAGAG TCTTCaagaaaaatagaggaaaaatCTAATGCTAGAGAAGTAGAAAGAATGCGTCTTCAATCAAAAGTAAAG GAGGAAAAAAAAGAGGCAGAGATTAAAAGGTTAAAACATAATGTCAAAGGCACATCCACACCAGCTTTTTACCGTGGTCAAAAAGTAGTAAAAAGTCGTCCAGAAAAG GGTGATGCTAAAAGTAAAAGTTAG
- the LOC114169422 gene encoding formin-like protein 8, which produces MMFVLVVSLVVLQGFVIPTCYCENNNPQNIETFYPIQTSEPPLPIQPSQPQASPPSSATKASSSNSKVGTAVAATAASTLVVSGLVFFLVRRCFRTRKRKEATKNTASAVERHHVAPQVEVFQRMEGNVKGLIVDEDGLDVVYWRKLEGKKIPQKDFQREVLDGHKGKEDDDHEGNPGKRNESIQETPLLRDKSSTSHMNIFLPEESYTIMRIPPPAPPPTVPSSLGGSPTQPSSPSFTPSSPKPISTFFSSIPNITNSATPLAPPKVPDKNNEAPIPAPAPPPPPPIPKNMNSAVAAPPPPPPPPIPPRKSPAPPPPPPKANGLKSSSKPPPNPIERTTGTTSKQGETSPEVKLKPLHWDKVNTNLDHSMVWDKMDRGSFRVDDDLMEALFGVVATNRNDNAPKENNSTSSSKDALAPSSNAFLLDPRKSQNIAIVLKSLTVSRKEIIEALIDGQGLNIETIEKLGRVAPTEEEQSLVLAYEGDPSKLAEAETFLRHILKAVPSAFKRLNALLFRLNYDSEILEIKEFLQNLEMGCKELRNHGIFVKLLEAVLKAGNRMNAGTQRGNAQAFNMASLRKLSDVKSTDGKTTLLHFVVEEVVRSEGKRAVLNRSHSLSRSSSRNSNYSDDSQNSSASNEQRQKEYITLGLPVVGGISSEFSNVKKAAVTDYNAFVGSISALSARIVQIRELVSQCGNDKGGNFVREMNRFLENAEEELRLVREEQTRVMQIVKKTTDYYQGGASKDSAEHPLYLFVIVKDFLGMVDQACIEIARNMQKRKTPKVN; this is translated from the exons ATGATGTTTGTTCTTGTTGTGAGCCTTGTTGTTTTGCAAGGCTTTGTGATACCAACCTGCTATTGTGAGAACAATAATCCTCAGAATATTGAAACATTTTATCCAATCCAAACTTCAGAACCACCCCTCCCAATCCAACCTTCTCAGCCACAGGCATCACCACCATCATCTGCAACAAAAGCCTCTTCATCAAACAGTAAGGTGGGAACAGCAGTGGCTGCCACTGCAGCAAGCACTCTTGTTGTTTCTGGTTTGGTTTTCTTCTTGGTTAGAAGGTGCTTCAGAACAAGGAAGAGAAAGGAGGCAACAAAGAACACTGCTTCTGCTGTAGAAAGGCATCATGTTGCACCTCAGGTGGAGGTGTTTCAGAGAATGGAAGGAAACGTGAAGGGACTGATCGTTGATGAGGATGGTTTGGATGTGGTTTATTGGAGAAAACTTGAAGGTAAGAAGATACCACAAAAGGATTTCCAAAGGGAGGTGTTGGATGGTCACAAAGGTAAAGAAGATGATGATCATGAGGGAAATCCAGGGAAGAGAAATGAATCCATTCAAGAAACTCCTCTTCTTAGAGACAAATCTTCAACTTCTCACATGAACATATTTCTTCCAGAAGAGTCCTACACAATCATGAGAATTCCACCTCCTGCTCCTCCTCCCACTGTTCCTTCATCACTTGGAGGCTCTCCTACACAACCATCTTCTCCTTCCTTTACCCCTTCATCACCAAAACCAATCTCCACTTTTTTCTCATCAATTCCAAACATTACAAATTCTGCAACACCATTGGCCCCTCCAAAAGTACctgataaaaataatgaagcTCCAATACCAGCACCAgcacctcctcctcctcctccaatTCCAAAAAACATGAACTCTGCTGTAGCagctcctcctcctccacctcctcctcCAATCCCTCCTAGAAAGAGTCCAGCACCACCACCTCCTCCGCCAAAGGCAAATGGTTTGAAGTCTTCATCAAAACCGCCACCGAATCCTATTGAAAGAACAACAGGTACCACAAGTAAGCAAGGAGAAACTTCTCCAGAGGTGAAACTTAAGCCATTACATTGGGATAAGGTGAATACCAACCTTGATCACTCTATGGTGTGGGACAAAATGGACCGTGGTTCTTTCAG GGTTGATGATGATCTTATGGAAGCTCTCTTCGGGGTAGTCGCCACCAACCGGAATGATAATGCCCCCAAAGAAAATAACTCAACGAGTTCTAGCAAGGATGCTTTGGCTCCATCCTCAAATGCCTTCCTTCTTGACCCAAGAAAATCACAAAACATTGCAATTGTTTTGAAATCTCTGACAGTTTCTCGTAAAGAGATTATCGAAGCACTCATTGATGGTCAAGGCCTTAATATAGAAACCATTGAAAAGCTTGGTAGAGTAGCCCCAACAGAAGAAGAGCAATCACTTGTACTTGCCTATGAAGGAGACCCTTCAAAACTTGCTGAAGCCGAAACTTTCCTACGTCACATCCTCAAAGCTGTTCCTTCAGCTTTTAAGCGATTGAATGCCTTGCTATTCAGGTTGAATTATGACTCCGAGATTCTAGAAATCAAGGAGTTTCTGCAGAACCTTGAGATGGGGTGCAAGGAGCTTCGAAACCACGGAATCTTTGTGAAACTTCTTGAAGCAGTGCTTAAGGCTGGAAATCGCATGAATGCAGGAACTCAGAGGGGTAATGCTCAAGCTTTCAACATGGCTTCTCTAAGAAAGCTCTCCGATGTCAAGAGCACTGATGGAAAAACCACATTGCTTCACTTTGTGGTTGAAGAAGTTGTTCGTTCTGAAGGAAAACGTGCTGTTCTCAACCGCAGCCACAGTTTGAGTCGTAGTAGCAGCAGGAACAGTAACTACAGTGATGACTCTCAAAACTCTTCTGCTTCAAATGAACAAAGACAGAAGGAATACATAACACTAGGATTGCCAGTTGTGGGAGGGATCAGTTCTGAGTTTTCCAACGTGAAGAAAGCTGCCGTTACAGATTACAACGCTTTTGTTGGTTCAATCTCAGCACTCTCGGCCAGGATTGTTCAGATTAGAGAACTTGTTTCCCAGTGTGGAAATGACAAGGGAGGGAACTTTGTGAGAGAAATGAACCGTTTTCTTGAAAATGCTGAGGAAGAATTGAGATTAGTGAGGGAAGAGCAAACAAGGGTGATGCAAATTGTGAAAAAAACAACAGATTATTATCAAGGAGGAGCTTCAAAAGATAGTGCAGAACACCCTCTTTATCTATTCGTCATAGTTAAAGATTTTCTGGGAATGGTTGATCAAGCATGCATTGAGATTGCTCGTAACATGCAGAAGAGGAAGACGCCTAAGGTAAATTAA